A stretch of the Methylacidiphilum caldifontis genome encodes the following:
- a CDS encoding complex I subunit 4 family protein has product MSFVSVLLLVPLLAFVAILFRVPARQAALGASLVNFLVSLWIYFHYDPQFQGYQFVQDIRWIQLPALPEIHYHVGVDGINLALILLTTVVTLAAVIVSPEGIKREGEFYSYLLAISLGALGAFVSLDLFFFYIFHEFALVPTFLLIGIWGSENRQFVSLQITLYLIVGSMILLVGILALLVLLPADARTFDIPSLINYVQTHPLPINKESLTFGFLLVGFGTLVSLFPFYTWAPSGYAVAPTAAAMLHAGVLKKFGLYGLLRVAIPLLPGGLEQWKMLLYALLLGNILYIGYVTIAQKELTTMLGYSSVMHMGYLFLGLATWNKIGLSGVVVLMVAHGLSIALLFALAGEIKDRTGEIKFSELGGLGQRMPFVSVAFILASFASIGVPGLANFAGELLIFFGSWKAQPWITALAIWGIVISAVYQLRAVQSVFFGKLPTHLKEVEDIQGITKKFPYILLMSFLLLIGMMPNFLLSVIKPTVEQYFATH; this is encoded by the coding sequence ATGTCTTTTGTCAGTGTTCTTCTTTTGGTGCCTTTATTAGCATTTGTGGCTATACTCTTTAGAGTACCTGCTCGACAAGCCGCCTTGGGGGCTAGCCTCGTAAATTTTTTGGTTAGCTTATGGATATATTTCCATTATGATCCGCAATTTCAAGGATACCAATTTGTCCAGGACATCCGATGGATCCAACTTCCAGCTCTTCCTGAAATTCATTACCATGTGGGTGTTGACGGTATAAATTTAGCCCTTATTCTTTTGACCACGGTTGTTACCTTGGCTGCGGTGATTGTATCACCGGAAGGGATCAAAAGGGAGGGGGAATTTTACAGCTATCTTCTTGCCATTTCCTTGGGAGCTTTGGGAGCTTTTGTTTCTCTTGATCTTTTCTTTTTTTATATTTTCCATGAATTTGCCCTGGTTCCAACATTTCTGTTGATCGGCATTTGGGGCAGTGAAAATAGGCAATTTGTCAGTCTTCAAATTACCCTGTATTTGATCGTAGGCAGTATGATTTTGCTGGTGGGTATTTTGGCTCTGCTGGTTTTGCTTCCCGCCGATGCCAGGACCTTTGATATTCCCTCTCTTATTAACTATGTTCAAACCCATCCACTGCCGATAAACAAGGAATCTTTAACTTTTGGATTTTTGCTTGTCGGCTTTGGTACCTTGGTCTCCTTATTTCCCTTTTACACTTGGGCTCCTTCCGGTTATGCGGTAGCCCCCACGGCTGCAGCAATGCTTCATGCGGGTGTGTTGAAAAAATTTGGTTTATACGGCCTTTTGAGGGTAGCTATTCCCCTTCTTCCAGGCGGACTTGAGCAATGGAAGATGTTATTGTACGCGCTTCTTCTTGGCAACATCCTTTACATTGGATATGTGACGATTGCCCAGAAAGAGCTTACCACCATGCTCGGTTATTCGAGTGTCATGCACATGGGCTATCTTTTCTTGGGGCTAGCGACTTGGAACAAGATTGGGCTAAGTGGGGTGGTTGTGCTGATGGTTGCTCATGGACTCTCTATAGCCTTATTGTTTGCTCTTGCGGGTGAAATTAAGGATAGGACAGGAGAAATTAAGTTCAGTGAGTTAGGGGGACTTGGCCAAAGAATGCCTTTTGTATCTGTGGCTTTTATCTTGGCTTCTTTTGCTTCTATCGGGGTGCCTGGGTTAGCGAATTTTGCTGGAGAGCTGTTGATATTTTTTGGCTCTTGGAAAGCACAACCATGGATAACCGCTCTAGCTATTTGGGGTATAGTCATATCGGCTGTATATCAACTTCGAGCGGTTCAATCGGTGTTTTTTGGGAAACTCCCTACCCATCTAAAAGAAGTGGAAGATATCCAGGGGATAACAAAAAAGTTCCCTTACATTTTGCTTATGTCCTTTTTACTTCTTATAGGGATGATGCCTAATTTTCTTCTTTCTGTTATTAAACCAACTGTAGAACAATATTTTGCAACGCATTGA
- the nuoL gene encoding NADH-quinone oxidoreductase subunit L yields the protein MNEQFLAWLLLLSPLTSAFIIWAFLKPFPLLSQWLSVGACGVSFLISLGISMGSIPVPEAIPWIDIGGLTITLGMTFDSLSKVMLLVVSGVGLMIHVYSMGYMGEDPGKSRFFAELSLFMLSMLGIVVATNFIMMYIFWELVGVSSYLLIGFWFEKPSAASAATKAFLANRIGDFGFLLGIILFWTLTGSLMFDPALSAYFKGHPLVTIMGLLLFCGCIGKSAQIPLHVWLPDAMEGPTPVSALIHAATMVAAGVYMLCRIFFVLEQSTQALEIIAWTGAITALVAALTATQQDDIKRILAYSTMSQLGYMVMAVGSSATVAAMFHLCTHAFFKALLFLGAGSILHVLHHEQDIWKMGGLWKKMPLTFLTFLIGTCALAGIPGFSGFFSKDTIIEMVGEKNKLLFGLALFTAGLTAFYMTRLFVVTFLGSPKTAVAEHAKESPLVMVMPMLILSIFAVIGGYPFLGLEKSLNAGHEPVGEGSQLNVMILSILVGLIGVGIGFFAYWKKNSEIVILPIFKNKFYFDEFYELTLLKLQQLGAQLLAWFDEWIIGFGIVRGSAFIVSVGGEILRVFQTGNIRSYAFLFGAGAAAILVYFLVRS from the coding sequence ATGAACGAACAGTTTTTGGCATGGCTGCTATTGCTTTCTCCGTTAACTTCGGCTTTCATCATCTGGGCCTTTTTAAAACCTTTTCCCTTATTGAGCCAGTGGCTGTCCGTAGGAGCATGTGGGGTTTCCTTCTTGATCTCCCTAGGAATCTCCATGGGTTCAATCCCTGTGCCTGAGGCTATTCCCTGGATAGATATAGGTGGGCTTACAATCACTTTAGGTATGACCTTCGACTCCCTTTCGAAAGTAATGCTTCTGGTCGTATCTGGGGTGGGGTTGATGATTCATGTTTATTCGATGGGTTATATGGGAGAGGATCCAGGGAAAAGTCGATTTTTTGCAGAACTTTCCCTTTTCATGCTCTCCATGTTGGGAATTGTGGTCGCAACTAACTTTATCATGATGTATATCTTCTGGGAGCTTGTCGGAGTCAGTTCCTATTTGTTGATCGGTTTTTGGTTTGAAAAACCCTCTGCTGCATCAGCTGCTACAAAGGCTTTCCTGGCGAACAGAATAGGTGATTTCGGTTTTCTTTTGGGTATTATTCTATTTTGGACGTTAACCGGCAGTCTGATGTTTGATCCTGCGCTTTCCGCTTATTTCAAGGGACATCCCTTGGTGACCATCATGGGGTTGCTTCTTTTTTGCGGTTGTATTGGAAAATCGGCCCAGATACCCCTTCATGTTTGGCTTCCTGACGCGATGGAGGGTCCTACCCCCGTTTCAGCATTGATTCATGCGGCAACCATGGTGGCAGCAGGAGTTTACATGCTCTGTAGAATATTTTTTGTGTTGGAACAATCGACTCAAGCCTTAGAAATCATCGCATGGACTGGAGCAATAACTGCACTCGTTGCTGCTCTTACAGCGACTCAACAGGATGACATCAAAAGGATATTGGCCTATTCCACGATGTCCCAACTTGGATATATGGTCATGGCCGTAGGTTCTTCGGCAACGGTTGCGGCTATGTTTCATCTTTGCACGCATGCCTTTTTTAAGGCACTTCTGTTCCTTGGTGCTGGGTCCATTTTGCACGTTCTCCATCATGAGCAGGATATATGGAAGATGGGTGGACTTTGGAAAAAGATGCCTCTGACTTTCTTGACATTTTTGATTGGAACCTGTGCATTGGCTGGAATTCCAGGGTTTTCTGGGTTTTTCAGTAAAGATACGATCATTGAGATGGTTGGAGAAAAAAATAAGCTGCTCTTTGGGCTTGCCTTATTTACAGCGGGACTGACCGCTTTCTATATGACCCGGTTATTTGTCGTCACTTTTTTGGGCTCACCGAAAACGGCTGTTGCTGAACATGCCAAAGAGTCTCCTTTAGTGATGGTTATGCCGATGCTTATCCTCTCAATATTTGCAGTTATAGGGGGATATCCCTTCCTTGGTCTTGAGAAGTCCTTGAATGCAGGGCATGAACCGGTTGGTGAAGGTTCACAATTGAACGTGATGATACTCTCTATCTTAGTAGGATTAATAGGGGTAGGAATTGGATTTTTTGCTTACTGGAAGAAGAATAGCGAAATCGTTATTTTACCGATATTTAAAAACAAGTTTTATTTTGATGAATTTTATGAGTTGACCCTTTTAAAGTTACAGCAGCTAGGCGCACAGCTGTTGGCTTGGTTTGACGAATGGATTATTGGATTTGGAATAGTCCGAGGATCGGCTTTTATAGTGAGTGTAGGAGGGGAAATTTTGAGAGTTTTTCAAACAGGCAATATAAGAAGTTATGCTTTTCTTTTTGGAGCAGGAGCAGCAGCGATACTGGTCTATTTCTTAGTTCGAAGCTAG
- the nuoK gene encoding NADH-quinone oxidoreductase subunit NuoK — MHIGLSHYLAASGILFSIGLVGIILRRDMIIILMCLEIMLNAANLALVAFSRFNSNLSGQVLVFFVITVAAAEVAVGLALIVALYRIKHTTKAEDITLLKF; from the coding sequence ATGCATATAGGATTAAGTCATTACCTAGCAGCCAGTGGTATTCTCTTTTCCATCGGTCTTGTCGGGATAATTTTAAGAAGGGATATGATTATTATTTTAATGTGCTTGGAAATCATGTTGAATGCGGCTAATCTTGCTCTTGTTGCCTTTAGTCGATTTAATTCCAATCTTTCGGGCCAAGTACTTGTCTTTTTTGTTATTACGGTTGCAGCAGCTGAAGTTGCTGTGGGGCTTGCTTTAATTGTGGCTCTTTATCGAATCAAGCACACGACCAAGGCCGAGGATATAACTTTGCTTAAATTTTAG
- a CDS encoding NADH-quinone oxidoreductase subunit J family protein produces the protein MESFFFWTFVLTMAGSAIGVIVNKNPVTSAMNLVLMILSIAGLFVLLGAYFLAAVQVLVYAGAVMVLFLFIIMLLDLKVEEQTTFRPLGIIGGLLLVLLFGAGFSLAVKPIRTFFSKQDVELTTGGIKALGELLFNNYALAFEAVGIILLISMVGVIILSKKDLE, from the coding sequence ATGGAAAGCTTCTTTTTTTGGACTTTTGTTTTGACCATGGCAGGGAGTGCTATTGGGGTGATCGTCAATAAAAACCCGGTGACTTCTGCCATGAACCTAGTCTTGATGATTTTATCCATAGCTGGTCTTTTTGTTCTTTTGGGAGCTTATTTTCTTGCAGCTGTCCAGGTACTCGTCTATGCAGGAGCGGTGATGGTTCTCTTTTTGTTTATCATCATGCTGCTTGACTTGAAAGTTGAAGAACAAACGACTTTTAGACCACTGGGCATTATTGGGGGATTGCTGCTCGTTTTATTATTTGGTGCTGGTTTTTCCTTGGCCGTAAAACCGATTAGGACTTTTTTTTCGAAACAAGATGTTGAGCTTACGACTGGAGGGATAAAGGCTCTGGGAGAGTTGCTGTTTAATAACTATGCGTTAGCTTTTGAAGCCGTTGGCATTATTCTTTTAATTTCGATGGTTGGAGTAATTATTTTGAGTAAAAAAGACCTTGAATAA
- a CDS encoding NuoI/complex I 23 kDa subunit family protein, with amino-acid sequence MIVRRPELSFFEKTYLPGIVQGLGITLKHFWDRLTGKTKVTLEYPEEKPKLPEGLRGAPLLVKDEEGREKCVSCQMCEFICPPRAIRIIPGEIPPQDKYAKVEKAPKEFFIDMTRCIYCGLCEEVCPEEAIFLLPKIYSLSGYSRKELVHDKKSLYELGGIYPRPIRKWEKK; translated from the coding sequence ATGATAGTAAGAAGGCCAGAACTCAGTTTCTTTGAAAAAACCTATCTACCAGGTATCGTTCAGGGACTAGGAATTACTCTTAAACATTTTTGGGATAGGCTTACAGGCAAAACTAAAGTTACCCTGGAATACCCAGAGGAAAAACCTAAATTGCCAGAAGGATTAAGGGGAGCTCCTCTCTTGGTCAAAGATGAGGAAGGAAGAGAAAAATGTGTAAGTTGTCAGATGTGTGAATTTATATGTCCTCCTCGAGCGATACGTATAATACCCGGGGAAATCCCACCCCAAGATAAGTATGCTAAAGTAGAAAAAGCTCCCAAGGAGTTTTTCATAGACATGACAAGATGTATTTATTGTGGATTATGCGAAGAGGTATGTCCAGAGGAAGCTATATTCCTTCTTCCTAAAATTTATTCTTTGTCGGGTTACAGCCGAAAAGAACTTGTTCATGATAAAAAGTCCTTATATGAGTTGGGTGGGATTTATCCCCGGCCAATTCGAAAATGGGAAAAAAAGTAA
- a CDS encoding aldo/keto reductase, with protein MKYRTLPGTDINVSAVGFGVWTLTTGWWGSYTEEEAVNLLKEAYELGINFFDTADVYGHGFGEEILAKAFPPSTEVVIATKVGYNFYNHQDRTAQHELPQDLSIPFLKEAVNRSLKRLNRDCIDILQLHNIRMAHVKDDSIWQLLEDLRKEGKIRSYGVALGPAIGWLYEGLETIRLRKPHVVQHIYNILESYPGKALMDNAQWDKTRYLIRVPHASGMLEGRYNLQTKFSETDHRRFRPKHWLENGLKKVSTLQFLILPNRTLGQAALQWILNEQKVLSCLPNIYNRSQLQEFAAATDCPPLTKEELSKIDSLIAVNFGVDEEPESYKGTMSLEQLQATSS; from the coding sequence ATGAAATATCGAACACTTCCTGGAACGGACATTAATGTTTCAGCCGTAGGCTTCGGAGTATGGACATTAACAACAGGCTGGTGGGGATCTTATACCGAAGAAGAAGCCGTCAATTTGCTCAAGGAAGCTTATGAGCTGGGAATAAATTTTTTTGATACCGCTGATGTTTATGGGCATGGGTTTGGAGAAGAAATTCTGGCCAAAGCTTTTCCCCCTTCTACTGAGGTCGTTATTGCTACAAAAGTTGGATATAATTTTTATAATCACCAGGATAGAACAGCACAACACGAACTACCCCAAGATCTTAGCATTCCCTTTTTGAAAGAAGCCGTAAATCGATCACTCAAACGGCTCAACCGTGATTGCATAGACATTCTCCAATTGCACAACATTCGGATGGCTCATGTCAAAGACGATAGCATTTGGCAGCTATTGGAAGACCTGCGGAAGGAAGGGAAAATCCGTTCGTATGGTGTAGCCTTGGGACCAGCAATTGGATGGCTCTATGAAGGACTCGAAACCATTCGGCTCAGGAAACCCCATGTCGTGCAGCACATCTACAACATTTTAGAATCCTATCCTGGAAAGGCTCTAATGGACAATGCTCAATGGGACAAAACACGCTATCTCATTCGTGTCCCCCATGCGAGTGGAATGCTTGAGGGTCGATACAACCTGCAAACAAAATTTTCAGAAACCGATCACAGGCGGTTTAGACCCAAGCACTGGCTTGAAAACGGCCTAAAGAAAGTATCCACACTGCAGTTTCTGATTTTGCCAAATCGCACACTTGGACAAGCGGCTCTCCAATGGATATTGAATGAACAGAAAGTACTGAGTTGTCTTCCCAACATTTATAATCGTTCACAACTCCAAGAGTTTGCAGCCGCTACTGATTGTCCGCCTTTGACCAAAGAGGAGCTTTCAAAGATAGACAGCCTTATCGCTGTCAATTTCGGGGTAGATGAAGAGCCTGAATCCTATAAAGGAACGATGAGTCTTGAGCAACTCCAAGCTACCAGCTCATAA
- a CDS encoding lipid-A-disaccharide synthase N-terminal domain-containing protein — translation MINDVLAVTTIPDFLGIHWSPMKVIGWIGNILFFSRFVIQWIATEKKKAVVVPLAFWYCSLLGSLLLLIYAFYRWDSVFIFAYLFSWIPYSRNLYFAHKERLSAKNSIGSCIGTESNYPKDST, via the coding sequence ATGATAAATGATGTCCTTGCAGTTACGACCATTCCTGATTTCTTGGGGATTCATTGGAGTCCAATGAAAGTCATTGGATGGATTGGAAACATTCTTTTTTTTTCTCGTTTTGTGATACAGTGGATAGCGACCGAAAAGAAAAAAGCGGTGGTGGTGCCTTTGGCGTTTTGGTATTGTAGTTTACTGGGTTCTTTATTGCTTCTCATATATGCCTTTTATCGGTGGGATTCAGTTTTCATTTTTGCCTACCTATTCAGTTGGATTCCTTATAGTAGAAATCTTTATTTTGCACATAAAGAGCGATTGAGTGCTAAAAATAGCATTGGGAGTTGTATTGGAACAGAATCCAATTATCCCAAAGATTCTACCTAA
- a CDS encoding DJ-1 family glyoxalase III yields the protein MIKRALVILAPGFEEIEAVVPIDLLRRAKIEVVVAGLLPGVITGSRKIRIIPDYDLEDVLEEQFDCVILPGGAEGAENLKKDIRVKELLEKQLSTGRWIAAICAAPSCLVQFGLLPYSKLSCHPSIWEEIPQDRLDKYSAVVVDGHLITAQAAGRAVEFAFEIIRRLLGEEAVEEVNRSFLSSLGPRMEPEIA from the coding sequence ATGATTAAACGTGCATTGGTCATCCTTGCTCCAGGTTTTGAAGAAATTGAAGCGGTTGTCCCTATTGATTTATTGAGAAGAGCAAAAATTGAGGTTGTCGTGGCTGGTCTTTTACCAGGGGTAATTACCGGTTCTCGAAAAATCCGGATCATTCCCGACTATGATTTGGAAGATGTTCTTGAAGAGCAATTTGATTGTGTAATTCTTCCAGGGGGAGCGGAGGGAGCGGAAAATTTAAAAAAAGACATTCGCGTCAAGGAACTTCTTGAAAAGCAACTAAGCACGGGGAGATGGATTGCTGCCATTTGTGCAGCACCTAGCTGTCTTGTTCAATTTGGGCTTTTGCCTTATAGCAAGCTAAGTTGCCATCCTTCCATATGGGAGGAAATTCCTCAAGACCGATTAGACAAGTATAGCGCTGTTGTTGTCGATGGCCATTTGATTACTGCACAAGCAGCAGGAAGAGCTGTTGAATTTGCCTTTGAAATTATTCGCAGGCTGTTAGGAGAAGAAGCTGTTGAAGAAGTTAATAGGTCATTTCTTTCCTCCTTGGGCCCAAGGATGGAGCCAGAAATTGCTTGA
- a CDS encoding DUF1802 family protein, with protein sequence MSESFVGSKTADFLNSPLDYAFKEWRIVVEALAKGVQSILLRKGGIQEKEFQLKSPFFWLLPTHYHEELLQIKPAYRYLEKHEEEPPPQGLELKYGAQVHEDFFIPDWELIRKLSDYHIWEEQLLKNRFDYGKKKGLSLLIVRVYRAFPPLKLDEQKIKLGGCRSWIKLPYSVADIQLEAVINDEKFCEMRKNILHIIN encoded by the coding sequence GTGAGTGAGTCTTTTGTAGGCAGCAAAACGGCTGATTTTTTAAATTCCCCTCTAGACTATGCTTTTAAAGAATGGCGGATTGTTGTTGAAGCCTTGGCTAAGGGAGTGCAGTCGATCCTCTTGAGAAAAGGAGGCATTCAAGAAAAAGAGTTCCAGTTGAAATCCCCTTTCTTTTGGCTTTTGCCCACACACTATCATGAAGAGTTACTCCAAATTAAGCCAGCGTACAGGTATCTTGAAAAACACGAGGAAGAGCCGCCTCCTCAAGGATTGGAGCTAAAATATGGGGCTCAAGTCCATGAAGATTTTTTTATTCCTGATTGGGAACTAATTCGGAAATTATCCGACTACCACATTTGGGAAGAGCAGCTATTAAAAAACCGCTTTGATTACGGCAAAAAGAAAGGATTGTCTCTTCTCATAGTCAGGGTATATAGAGCCTTTCCCCCATTAAAACTTGATGAACAAAAGATAAAGTTGGGAGGTTGCCGGTCATGGATAAAACTCCCCTATTCGGTAGCAGATATACAGCTGGAAGCCGTTATTAATGATGAAAAATTTTGTGAAATGCGTAAAAACATTTTACATATTATTAATTGA
- the pgsA gene encoding CDP-diacylglycerol--glycerol-3-phosphate 3-phosphatidyltransferase, whose protein sequence is MSQHAGRLNLPNQLSLARIGMCGLFVADLSIDWPFQATTALFIFLLASITDLLDGWIARNYNLVSELGKLLDPLADKILISAALLSLLQFNYAPLWAVITMIAREFLITGLRTLLAIHGKVMGADLGGKQKTVSQMIFIIGCFVSLSLKEIKLKTGFFEYFLENALFPMMLLTVVITVVSGTNYFYHNWELIHKEPEKKCE, encoded by the coding sequence GTGTCTCAGCATGCAGGTAGGCTTAATTTGCCCAACCAACTTTCTTTGGCTAGAATAGGGATGTGCGGTCTTTTCGTTGCTGATTTGAGCATCGATTGGCCTTTTCAGGCGACTACTGCCCTATTCATTTTTCTTCTTGCCAGTATTACCGATCTTCTTGATGGATGGATTGCCCGGAACTATAACCTAGTGAGCGAGCTAGGAAAGCTATTAGATCCTTTGGCTGATAAAATTTTAATTAGTGCCGCTCTTCTTTCTCTACTCCAGTTTAATTATGCTCCTTTATGGGCCGTCATAACCATGATCGCGAGGGAGTTTTTAATTACGGGTCTAAGGACACTCTTGGCTATCCATGGCAAAGTCATGGGGGCGGATTTGGGAGGGAAGCAAAAGACGGTTTCCCAGATGATTTTTATTATTGGCTGTTTTGTTTCGTTGAGTTTAAAAGAAATAAAACTAAAAACAGGTTTTTTTGAATATTTTCTAGAAAATGCCCTTTTCCCCATGATGCTTTTAACTGTTGTTATAACGGTTGTCTCGGGTACAAATTATTTCTATCATAATTGGGAGTTGATCCATAAAGAACCGGAGAAAAAATGTGAGTGA
- a CDS encoding DUF5666 domain-containing protein, with product MKPFKLLAISFFWALVLSSPAAFAHGNLEHILGTVSSISDKSLVVETKKGESKTVELTSSTQYIYKGNPSSLDQLKKGMKVVIHAKKSGDKWEAKEVKFGASKKEPAHSP from the coding sequence ATGAAACCTTTTAAACTTTTGGCTATATCCTTTTTTTGGGCGCTAGTTTTGAGTTCGCCAGCGGCCTTTGCCCATGGCAACCTGGAGCATATTCTTGGTACGGTCAGCTCTATTTCTGATAAATCTTTGGTGGTGGAAACTAAAAAAGGAGAGTCAAAAACGGTCGAACTGACTTCTTCAACCCAGTATATCTACAAAGGTAATCCCTCTTCTCTAGATCAATTAAAAAAAGGCATGAAGGTGGTCATCCATGCAAAGAAAAGTGGAGATAAATGGGAAGCAAAAGAAGTAAAATTTGGTGCTTCAAAAAAAGAACCTGCTCATTCGCCCTAA
- a CDS encoding c-type cytochrome, which yields MLKRFFYGLCLLLLLFFVMLFLFGYFLIRQGFTARSNPPALEKVIATTALSLSIPKTVKEMKNPIPFSQEVLMEARDHFADHCALCHGNNGSGETTIGKNLYPKPGDLRSREVQKKSDGEIYYIIHNGIRWTGMPAWGEKDQDEDSWKLVHFIRHLPYLTKEEEKEMEKMNPISPHEIQEEKEEEKFLEEDNSLGNSSEDKQQNEMRMEKKE from the coding sequence ATGTTGAAAAGATTTTTTTATGGGCTTTGTTTACTGCTTTTGCTTTTTTTCGTAATGCTTTTTCTTTTTGGCTATTTCTTAATTCGACAAGGCTTTACTGCAAGAAGCAATCCTCCTGCCCTGGAAAAGGTAATCGCCACAACAGCACTGAGTCTTTCTATACCAAAGACGGTAAAAGAAATGAAAAATCCTATCCCCTTTTCCCAAGAAGTCTTGATGGAAGCCAGGGATCATTTTGCTGATCATTGTGCATTATGCCATGGGAATAACGGTAGTGGAGAAACGACCATAGGTAAAAATCTTTATCCAAAACCTGGAGATCTAAGGTCAAGAGAGGTACAAAAGAAATCTGACGGTGAAATTTATTATATCATTCATAATGGTATTCGCTGGACGGGAATGCCAGCATGGGGAGAAAAAGACCAGGATGAAGACAGCTGGAAACTGGTCCATTTTATTCGTCATTTACCTTATTTGACCAAGGAGGAAGAAAAAGAGATGGAAAAAATGAATCCGATTAGTCCTCATGAAATTCAGGAAGAAAAAGAAGAAGAAAAATTTCTTGAAGAAGATAATTCTTTGGGGAATTCTTCAGAAGATAAACAACAAAATGAAATGAGAATGGAGAAGAAGGAATGA
- a CDS encoding BsuPI-related putative proteinase inhibitor encodes MKIHRIFIPFIFVATAYSIDISPSKNTHPDILQAPRKHWSIIPFADPKRIDKANEINFRKIQSSLKIEPTRFSLSSLKDSLTTPSLRIVLTILNNGRRTYTFTFPDSQRFDFRIRNAQNEIIYVWSEDKEFLPMVGTTTLNPNDSLTYSEVVALEDFDQPLTPGTYWIDSILANYPEISTTTTFIVDP; translated from the coding sequence ATGAAGATCCATCGGATCTTTATTCCATTTATATTCGTTGCTACGGCCTATAGTATAGACATTAGCCCAAGTAAGAATACTCATCCTGATATTCTGCAGGCTCCCCGCAAACATTGGTCAATCATTCCTTTTGCCGACCCGAAAAGAATAGATAAAGCCAACGAGATTAATTTTCGGAAGATCCAATCATCACTTAAAATTGAGCCCACCCGTTTTTCCCTCTCTTCCCTTAAAGACAGCCTGACGACACCCTCCCTACGGATTGTTCTTACTATTCTGAATAACGGACGCAGAACCTACACATTTACATTTCCCGATTCCCAGAGATTTGATTTCAGGATAAGAAATGCCCAAAACGAGATTATCTACGTCTGGTCTGAAGATAAAGAGTTCCTCCCGATGGTAGGGACAACCACCTTAAACCCCAACGACTCTTTGACTTACAGCGAAGTCGTAGCTCTTGAAGACTTTGACCAACCTCTTACTCCAGGAACTTACTGGATAGACTCGATCTTAGCCAACTATCCTGAAATTTCCACGACAACGACATTTATCGTTGACCCATAA
- a CDS encoding NAD-dependent epimerase/dehydratase family protein, producing MKKAVVAGAGGFIGHHLASYLKTKGYWVRGVDIKEPEFEKTSCDEFLLFDLRYWENCLQVTKEVDEVYQLAADMGGIGYISGNHAEIAKNNILINTHMLEASYKNGVKRYFYSSSACIYPAYRQQSADVLPLKEEDAIPAEPEEGYGWEKLFTEKLCQYYQEEKRVETRVARFHNVYGPLGTYEGGREKAPAAICRKVALAQENSEIEVWGDGKQTRSFLYIDDCVEGIYLITQSNYDKPLNLGSEELVTIDQLVEMVAKVAGKKIRIKHDLSKPQGVRGRNSDNSKLYQIIGWKPKYTLMEGLQRTYPWIATRLSQRT from the coding sequence ATGAAAAAAGCGGTTGTAGCCGGAGCTGGAGGATTTATTGGTCATCATTTAGCCAGTTATTTAAAAACTAAAGGATATTGGGTAAGAGGGGTTGATATTAAGGAACCAGAGTTTGAAAAAACAAGCTGCGATGAATTTCTTCTTTTCGATCTTAGGTATTGGGAAAATTGTCTACAGGTAACAAAAGAAGTCGATGAGGTCTATCAGCTTGCTGCCGATATGGGAGGCATTGGTTACATATCCGGAAATCATGCTGAAATTGCTAAAAATAATATTTTAATTAATACCCACATGTTGGAAGCTTCTTATAAAAATGGGGTAAAACGCTACTTCTATTCTTCCTCCGCATGTATTTATCCTGCCTACAGGCAGCAATCGGCCGACGTACTGCCTCTTAAGGAAGAAGATGCTATCCCTGCAGAACCTGAAGAGGGATATGGATGGGAAAAGCTTTTTACCGAAAAACTCTGCCAATATTACCAAGAAGAAAAAAGGGTGGAGACAAGAGTGGCAAGGTTCCATAATGTTTATGGTCCATTGGGGACCTATGAGGGGGGAAGAGAAAAGGCGCCTGCGGCGATCTGCAGGAAAGTCGCCTTGGCTCAGGAAAATTCTGAAATTGAAGTTTGGGGGGATGGAAAGCAAACCCGCTCCTTTCTGTATATAGATGACTGCGTTGAAGGAATATATCTAATCACCCAATCAAACTATGATAAACCTTTAAATTTAGGTTCAGAAGAACTTGTCACTATTGATCAGCTGGTAGAAATGGTGGCTAAAGTAGCGGGTAAAAAAATCCGCATAAAACACGATCTCTCTAAACCCCAGGGAGTGAGAGGAAGAAATAGCGATAATAGCAAACTTTATCAAATCATTGGATGGAAGCCTAAGTACACATTGATGGAAGGGTTGCAAAGGACTTATCCTTGGATTGCCACCCGTTTATCGCAAAGGACATAA